The DNA sequence GAGGTGGATGGCCGTCTCGTGGACGGGGTCTTGATCCTCGGCGCGACCCGCCGGGACCTCCTCGTCCACGTCCATATCCCGGCTATCGCCGCGTGGGTGTTCGGCAGCCTGCGGGTGACGGTCGGCTTCGCGTTCACCGGAGCGGTGGTCGGAGAGTTCATCGCCGCGAGCCGGGGGCTGGGGTACCTGCTGAACTTTGCCCAGAACACCTTCAACGCCAGCCTCATGATGGCCAGCCTGGTCATCATCGTGGGCTTCATCCTGCTGATCTTTAGCGGCCTGAAGGTGGTGGAGGGGAAGCTCAC is a window from the Candidatus Methylomirabilis sp. genome containing:
- a CDS encoding ABC transporter permease subunit, whose amino-acid sequence is EVDGRLVDGVLILGATRRDLLVHVHIPAIAAWVFGSLRVTVGFAFTGAVVGEFIAASRGLGYLLNFAQNTFNASLMMASLVIIVGFILLIFSGLKVVEGKLTPWRASAT